The region CGTCGTGCGGATCATTCTCTTCCACGAACTTGGCAGACTGGACACCTTGCAATTCCCATAATACATGCGGCATGGCAACATTCGGCACGACCATGTTGTTCCAGCCGGTCGGACGAGTGTCGTCTTTATAGAACGTACGCAGGTAAGTATACAGGTAGTCGCCGCCTGTGCCAGCGGAAGATGATTTCGCGCGCGAAATTACCGACAAATCCGGCGGTACGACGCCAAAGAAGGCCTTGGCGTCCTGCGGTGCCAGGCTTGTCGTCATCAGGTCGCCGACTTTATCGCTGGAGAACAACAGATTCTGCTTGATCTGGTCTTCCGTCAAGCCCAGGTCTTTCAGACGGTTGTAGCGCATCGACACGGCGGCGTGGCAATTCAGGCAATAATTGACGAACAATTTGGCGCCATGTTGCAGCGCCGCCATGTTGGTCTGGCGGTCAGGAGCCTTGTCCAGCGGAAAGCCGCCTTCGCTGGCGAGAGCCATGGCAGGCACGAAGGCCAGGATGGCGAGCAGTTTTTTTGCAATCTTCATATGATGTATGTCCTTTGAGCGTGGCGTGAGA is a window of Janthinobacterium rivuli DNA encoding:
- a CDS encoding cytochrome c1, whose product is MKIAKKLLAILAFVPAMALASEGGFPLDKAPDRQTNMAALQHGAKLFVNYCLNCHAAVSMRYNRLKDLGLTEDQIKQNLLFSSDKVGDLMTTSLAPQDAKAFFGVVPPDLSVISRAKSSSAGTGGDYLYTYLRTFYKDDTRPTGWNNMVVPNVAMPHVLWELQGVQSAKFVEENDPHDAGKKIHKFAGFEQVKPGTLNKIEYDNAVADLVGYMEWMAEPAQQTRKRLGVWVLLFLSVFALLAWRLNASFWKEVK